From Pseudochaenichthys georgianus chromosome 11, fPseGeo1.2, whole genome shotgun sequence, a single genomic window includes:
- the ubap2l gene encoding ubiquitin-associated protein 2-like isoform X5, whose translation MMTSMGGNRARGSWDQTQGQTQSQTQHKQRPQATAEQIRLAQVISDHNDADFEEKVKQLIDITGKDQDESMIALHDCNGDVNRAINVLLEGSPDTDSWEMVGKKKGVSGQKETSQAEIGEEGKENREKGGEKDAARRRGGAPRRARGASRGREFRGQENGLEGDKAGVVGRGAERGRRGRGRGRGTVGVSGRRGGRFSAQGMGTFNPADYAEPAQTDENYGGGSTWNNTGSGELEEEARSEYAPAEGTHFPPKFDSAPGAWRAATEEWGTEDWNEDLSETKIFTASSVVSVPPPQENVTITKGQRIDLAVLLGKTPPSSSLETENPPMEAAQPSSLSQSMVFSNSKQGVPLSQTSSSTPYTQHSMVSMLSKSFGEVGDPKGASTGTTGSQFLEQYKTAQALAQLAAQHSQTGPPNTTHSSWNTSGPSLGQYDMKTQPEQAVHSPFTKRQPYQTGTSSMLDVFLQDKGLPPSSSSSPLPHAVPPPASSLPKMAAIPSLGQQVSPSSSDAHGSSPLPLHQHKLKQQKKRTSISTKIPAMAVEMPGSTDMSGLNLQFGAFQFGSEPAMPEYESTPASTTQAHQVQNSLYTSPSSESTPALSNPSQMDMYDQRASQTRRYPPSVSSSPQKDMQPKNGFSSIHGTHSGEAGSAVSVRQVSDSVTPVSMGTLTDGGSGPASLMTSSNQTSLSGLGHSEDMPPNTFPPPQHNNSHQSQQNSLAQSSVRSSNSSLMHPSVDGDSSLHCSNYPSSVSSVPSSVPSSSSAQVSLGVHQSCSVGSNTVLAPSGLCPISSLAMGLNPASMAVQAAVAAASMSSAGSAIPSLATSSRNSAASSGKAPPNLPPGVPPLLPNPYIMAPGLLHAYPPQVYGYDDLQMLQARIPLDYYSIAPFATPTAALTGRDGNLTNNPYSGDLSKFGRGDASSPSPATTLAQTQQNQTQAHHTAQQPFLNPALPPGYSYTSLPYYTGMPGLPNTFQYGPAVFPVAPTSSKQHGVNVGVNASAAPFQQASGYGSHGYSTGYEDVGQASGSGDFCKGGYGTAAAASAQNKPASSVSGPGVGVSVTSSNTGVPDISGSVYTKTQSFDKQGFHAGTPAASFSLPSALGSGGPINPPAPTAYAPAPFMHILAPHQQPHSQILHHHLQQDGQSGTGQRSQNASLQQKSQINKSAYNTYNWGAN comes from the exons CTGATTGACATCACAGGCAAGGACCAGGATGAGTCTATGATCGCACTGCACGACTGCAACGGGGATGTCAACAGAGCCATTAATGTGTTGCTGGAGGGTAGCCCAGACACT GACTCTTGGGAAATGGTGGGGAAGAAGAAAGGGGTGTCAGGCCAGAAGGAGACGAGCCAGGCAGAGATCGGAGAGGAAGGGAAAGAGAACAGGGAGAAAGGAGGAGAGAAGGATGCAGCACGTCGTCGCGGTGGAGCTCCACGCAGGGCCCGTGGAGCCAGCAGGGGACGAGAGT TTCGTGGTCAAGAAAATGGCTTGGAGGGAGACAAGGCTGGAGTAGTGGGAAGAGGTGCCGAGCGAGGCCGGCGGGGAAgaggcagaggaagagggaCTGTCG GGGTATCTGGACGGCGGGGAGGCAGATTTTCGGCGCAGGGCATGGG TACATTCAACCCTGCCGACTACGCGGAGCCAGCCCAGACAGATGAAAACTACGGCGGAGGCAGCACCTGGAATAACACAGGAAGTGGGGAGCTTGAGGAGGAAGCTA GGTCGGAATACGCTCCAGCGGAGGGAACACATTTCCCGCCCAAGTTTGACTCTGCTCCTG GCGCCTGGCGGGCTGCCACTGAGGAGTGGGGCACTGAGGACTGGAATGAGGAT CTATCAGAGACGAAGATATTCACAGCTTCCAGCGTGGTGTCTGTGCCACCGCCTCAAGAGAATGTTACCATCACCAAAGGACAGAG GATCGACCTTGCAGTGCTCCTTGGCAAGACTCCCCCGTCCTCCTCCTTAGAGACAGAAAACCCCCCCATGGAGGCCGCCCAGCCCTCCTCCTTGTCCCAGTCAATGGTTTTCAGCAACTCCAAGCAAGGGGTGCCGCTCTCCCAAACTTCCTCCAGCACCCCTTACACCCAGCACAGCATG GTCAGCATGCTGAGCAAGAGTTTCGGGGAGGTAGGTGACCCTAAAGGAGCCAGCACAGGGACAACCGGCTCTCAGTTCCTGGAGCAATATAAAACAGCCCAGGCACTGGCCCAGCTGGCAGCCCAGCACTCCCAAACTGGACCCCCCAACACAACCCATTCTTCCTGGAACACCAGTGGACCCTCACTGGGACAATACG ATATGAAGACACAGCCGGAGCAAGCGGTCCATTCGCCCTTCACAAAGCGGCAGCCCTACCAGACCGGCACCTCGTCCATGTTGGATGTTTTCCTGCAGGACAAAGGCCTGCCTCCTTCCTCCTCGTCTTCTCCCTTACCCCACGCGGTGCCTCCGCCAGCTTCCTCCCTTCCCAAAATGGCAGCAATTCCTTCTCTAGGTCAGCAAGTTTCCCCGAGTTCCTCAGATGCCCATGGTTCAAGTCCTCTGCCTTTGCACCAACACAAACtcaaacagcagaagaagaggaCTTCCATCTCAACAAAG ATTCCGGCAATGGCGGTCGAGATGCCTGGCTCAACAGACATGTCGGGCCTCAATCTTCAGTTTGGAGCCTTCCAGTTTGGGTCAGAACCGGCTATGCCAGAGTACGAGTCCACCCCCGCCTCCACAACACAAGCCCACCAGGTCCAGAACAGTCTCTACACTAGCCCCAGCAG TGAGTCAACTCCAGCTCTTTCCAACCCCAGTCAGATGGACATGTATGATCAGAGAGCGTCTCAGACACGCCGCTACCCCCCCTCCGTCTCCTCCTCCCCTCAGAAGGACATGCAGCCCAAG AATGGCTTCAGTTCAATACACGGAACACATTCTGGGGAAG CGGGCTCTGCAGTATCAGTTCGGCAGGTCTCTGATTCAGTCACGCCTGTCAGCATGGGCACTTTGACTGACGGCGGCTCCGGCCCGGCCTCCTTGATGACTTCATCCAATCAGACATCTCTCAGCGGTCTGGGGCACAGTGAAGACATGCCTCCAAATACTTTCCCCCCACCTCAGCACAACAA CTCTCACCAATCACAGCAGAACAGCCTAGCTCAATCTTCAGTCCGGTCATCCAACTCCAGCTTAATG CATCCCAGCGTAGACGGTGACTCAAGCCTGCACTGCTCCAACTACCCCTCCTCCGTGTCATCGGTGCCATCATcagtcccctcctcttcctcagcgCAGGTGTCCCTAGGGGTCCATCAGTCCTGCTCTGTGGGCTCCAACACAGTTTTAGCTCCCTCTGGTCTCTGCCCCATCAGCAGCCTGGCCATGGGCCTTAACCCCGCCTCCATGGCGGTCCAAGCTGCAGTCGCCGCTGCTTCAATGTCCTCGGCAGGCTCAGCCATTCCTTCTTTAGCGACTTCCTCACGCAACTCTGCAGCATCCTCAG GGAAAGCTCCTCCAAACCTGCCCCCTGGAGTGCCCCCTCTGCTGCCCAACCCTTACATCATGGCCCCTGGACTACTGCACGCCTACCCT CCTCAGGTGTACGGCTACGATGACCTACAAATGCTGCAGGCAAGAATACCGCTG GATTATTACAGCATTGCACCCTTTGCAACTCCCACAGCAGCACTGACTGGCCGAGACGGCAACTTGACTAACAACCCTTACTCTG GTGACTTATCAAAGTTTGGTCGAGGTGATGCATCGTCTCCTTCCCCAGCCACCACATTAGCGCAGACACAACAGAACCAGACGCAGGCGCATCACACCGCACAGCAGCCCTTCCTCAACCCAGCACTGCCGCCCGGCTACAGCTACACGAGCCTCCCGTACTACACCGGCATGCCAGGCCTGCCCAACACCTTCCAGTACGGACCTGCTGTGTTTCCG GTGGCTCCTACCTCGTCAAAGCAGCACGGTGTGAATGTCGGCGTCAACGCATCAGCCGCACCCTTCCAGCAGGCTAGTGGTTATGGTTCCCATGGATACAGCACTG GCTATGAGGATGTGGGCCAGGCTTCAGGGAGTGGGGATTTCTGTAAGGGCGGATACGGCACTGCCGCTGCCGCTTCTGCACAAAACAAGCCAGCCAGCTCTGTCAGCGGGCCGGGAGTCG GAGTCTCTGTGACATCAAGCAACACGGGGGTACCAGACATTTCAGGGTCCGTTTACACAAAGACTCAG TCGTTCGATAAGCAGGGTTTCCACGCTGGCACGCCAGCAGCTTCGTTCAGCCTGCCGTCAGCTCTGGGGAGCGGGGGTCCCATCAACCCCCCGGCCCCCACTGCCTACGCCCCGGCCCCCTTCATGCACATACTTGCCCCTCACCAACAACCCCACTCTCAGATTCTGCACCACCACCTGCAGCAGGACGGACAG AGCGGCACTGGACAGCGCAGCCAGAACGCCTCCCTTCAGCAGAAGTCTCAGATCAACAAGTCGGCATACAACACCTACAACTGGGGGGCCAACTAA